Proteins from a genomic interval of Microbacterium abyssi:
- a CDS encoding FadR/GntR family transcriptional regulator: MAERAWQLVLEQVESDLLDGRLGPGDRLPSERELSADLGVGRSSVREAFRVLEVMGLIRTATGSGPTSGAIVIATPTGGLSALMRLQVAAQGFPLADVVQTRLVLEDAVATSLASSRTRDTADAHRILDAMDADDLTAAEFLALDAQLHLALAESSGNTVIAAMMAGLRTAIESYVLTGSQQIRDWDAMTSRLRAEHRAIVTAIDAGDADAARTRVREHITGYYTAAGLTPGAED; the protein is encoded by the coding sequence ATGGCGGAGCGCGCCTGGCAACTGGTGCTCGAGCAGGTCGAGAGCGACCTCCTCGACGGCCGTCTCGGCCCCGGTGATCGCCTGCCGTCCGAGCGCGAACTCTCGGCGGACCTCGGCGTCGGTCGCTCCAGCGTCCGCGAGGCGTTCCGTGTCCTCGAGGTGATGGGGCTGATCCGCACCGCGACCGGCTCGGGCCCCACGTCAGGAGCGATCGTGATCGCCACGCCGACGGGAGGCCTCTCGGCTCTCATGCGGCTGCAGGTGGCTGCACAGGGCTTCCCGCTGGCGGATGTCGTGCAGACCCGACTCGTGCTGGAGGACGCCGTGGCGACATCCCTCGCCTCCAGCCGCACCCGCGACACAGCCGACGCGCACCGCATCCTCGATGCCATGGATGCCGACGACCTCACCGCCGCGGAATTCCTCGCCCTCGACGCACAGCTGCACCTCGCTCTGGCCGAGTCGAGCGGCAACACGGTGATCGCCGCCATGATGGCGGGGCTGCGCACCGCCATCGAGTCCTATGTGCTCACAGGCTCCCAGCAGATCCGCGACTGGGATGCCATGACTTCACGACTGCGCGCGGAACACCGCGCGATCGTCACCGCCATCGACGCGGGCGATGCGGATGCCGCTCGCACCCGCGTCCGCGAACACATCACCGGCTATTACACCGCCGCCGGGCTGACGCCCGGCGCTGAAGACTGA
- a CDS encoding metallophosphoesterase: protein MSRGSARPVLIALGAVGAVGAACAVWGIGIERYLFTVREATASALPAGSAPLRVLHISDAHMTPWQRRKQEWLASLADLEPDLIVNTGDNLGHRDGLDGVRRAFEPFAGTPGVFVHGSNDVHGPTPRNPLRYFAGPSKRHVKPENLDTAGLDAFLGEELGWADLNNSAARVRVGDRDIDLFGVNDAHRDWDDLDVLPDAIARLGARDAATPLLGVTHAPYQRVLNTFTDLGAQAIFGGHTHGGQVCLPFYGTIVANCDIPLKQAKGLSTWTQGERSIPLNVSAGCGHSIYAPVRFACRPEATLLTLTAKDTPA, encoded by the coding sequence TTGAGCAGGGGCTCCGCCCGTCCGGTCCTCATCGCGCTCGGCGCGGTGGGGGCCGTCGGCGCGGCGTGCGCGGTGTGGGGCATCGGCATCGAGCGGTACCTGTTCACGGTTCGTGAGGCGACGGCCTCGGCCCTCCCCGCGGGTTCCGCTCCGCTCCGCGTTCTGCACATCTCCGATGCGCACATGACACCGTGGCAGCGCCGCAAGCAGGAGTGGCTGGCGTCCCTCGCCGATCTCGAGCCCGACCTCATCGTCAACACCGGCGACAATCTCGGCCACCGCGACGGTCTCGACGGCGTCCGCAGGGCGTTCGAGCCGTTCGCCGGCACCCCTGGCGTGTTCGTGCACGGGTCCAACGATGTGCACGGCCCCACTCCTCGCAACCCGCTGCGCTACTTCGCCGGCCCCTCGAAGCGGCATGTGAAGCCTGAGAACCTCGACACCGCCGGCCTCGATGCCTTCCTCGGCGAAGAGCTCGGCTGGGCCGACCTCAACAATTCCGCCGCACGCGTCCGCGTCGGCGACAGGGACATCGACCTCTTCGGCGTGAACGATGCGCATCGCGACTGGGACGACCTGGACGTCCTCCCGGATGCCATCGCCCGGCTGGGTGCGCGGGATGCCGCCACTCCCCTGCTCGGCGTGACGCACGCGCCGTACCAGCGGGTACTGAACACGTTCACCGACCTCGGCGCACAGGCGATCTTCGGCGGCCACACGCACGGCGGGCAGGTGTGTCTGCCGTTCTACGGCACCATCGTCGCGAACTGCGATATCCCGCTGAAGCAGGCCAAGGGCCTCAGCACGTGGACGCAAGGGGAACGCAGCATCCCGCTGAACGTCAGCGCCGGCTGCGGTCATTCGATCTACGCGCCCGTGCGTTTCGCGTGCCGTCCCGAAGCGACGCTGCTGACGCTCACGGCCAAGGACACGCCCGCGTGA
- a CDS encoding HAD-IIB family hydrolase translates to MTSPRLVAFDLDDTLAASKSAIDPRIAAQLRALLRVVEVAIISGGNEAQFRSQVVAQLGDADTAELARLHLLPTCGTRYLRHDGEDFVAVYAHDLSDAEKTSALQALREEAERLGLWERSPWGDILEDRGSQITFSALGQKAPGDAKHAWDPTGEKRLHLRDAVAARLPGLEVRAGGSTSIDITRAGIDKAYGMKALAQHTGIPLEEMLFYGDRLDEGGNDYPVLALGVHSVAVTGWEGTADELDALLPTLQPQMESRPS, encoded by the coding sequence ATGACTTCACCGCGTCTGGTCGCCTTCGACCTGGATGACACTCTTGCCGCGTCCAAGAGTGCGATCGATCCGCGCATCGCGGCGCAGCTGCGCGCGCTGCTGCGCGTCGTCGAGGTCGCCATAATCTCCGGTGGCAACGAGGCGCAGTTCCGTTCTCAGGTGGTCGCCCAGCTCGGTGATGCGGATACTGCTGAGCTCGCGCGCCTGCACCTGTTGCCGACCTGTGGCACTCGGTATCTGCGCCATGACGGCGAGGACTTCGTTGCCGTCTACGCACACGATCTGTCGGATGCCGAGAAGACCTCTGCCCTCCAGGCGCTGCGCGAGGAGGCCGAGCGCCTCGGCCTCTGGGAGCGGAGCCCCTGGGGCGACATCCTCGAGGATCGCGGCTCGCAGATCACGTTCTCGGCACTCGGGCAGAAGGCACCGGGCGACGCGAAGCACGCCTGGGATCCGACCGGAGAGAAGCGCCTGCACCTGCGTGACGCCGTCGCCGCTCGGCTACCGGGCCTGGAGGTGCGCGCCGGCGGCTCGACGTCGATCGACATCACCCGCGCCGGCATCGACAAGGCCTACGGCATGAAGGCACTCGCCCAGCACACCGGCATTCCCCTCGAGGAAATGCTGTTCTACGGTGACCGGCTCGACGAAGGCGGAAACGACTACCCTGTGCTGGCGCTCGGGGTCCATTCGGTCGCGGTGACCGGCTGGGAGGGCACCGCCGACGAGCTCGACGCACTGCTTCCGACGCTTCAGCCGCAGATGGAGTCCCGGCCGTCATAA
- a CDS encoding RidA family protein, producing MSVATRLTELGIELPEVAAPVAAYVPAVVHSGLVHTSGQLPFASGALPATGKVGAEVTAEDAKVYARTCALNALAAAASAAGGVEKIGGVLRVGGFVASAPSFTGQPGVINGASEVLGEIFGDAGQHARAAVGVAVLPLDSPVEVEVTFILA from the coding sequence ATGAGCGTCGCAACACGCCTCACCGAGCTCGGCATCGAGCTTCCCGAGGTCGCAGCTCCCGTCGCCGCCTATGTCCCTGCGGTCGTGCACAGCGGCCTCGTCCACACGTCCGGCCAGTTGCCGTTCGCCTCGGGTGCCCTGCCGGCGACCGGCAAGGTAGGCGCAGAGGTCACCGCTGAGGATGCCAAGGTTTACGCCCGCACATGTGCGCTGAACGCTCTCGCCGCCGCGGCATCCGCCGCTGGCGGTGTGGAGAAGATCGGCGGGGTGCTGCGCGTCGGCGGCTTCGTGGCATCCGCCCCGTCGTTCACCGGTCAGCCCGGCGTCATCAACGGCGCGAGCGAAGTGCTCGGCGAGATCTTCGGGGATGCCGGGCAGCATGCCCGCGCCGCCGTCGGCGTCGCGGTGCTGCCGCTGGACAGCCCCGTCGAGGTCGAGGTGACCTTCATCCTCGCGTGA
- a CDS encoding alpha-hydroxy acid oxidase has translation MVQRQLPNPVELLELMKFKKPELDGRKRRLESALTIADLRLIAKRRTPKAAFDYTDGSAEGEISLTRARQAFEDVEFHPGILKPAPDVDTSVDILGGPSALPFGIAPTGFTRLMQTEGEIAGAGAAAAAGIPFTLSTLGTTSIEGVKAANPDGRNWFQLYVMRDREISYELTRRAAAAGFDTLHFTVDTPVAGARLRDKRNGFSIPPQLTLGTIINAIPRPWWWFDFLTTPKLEFASLSTTGGTVGELLDAAMDPTISYEDLAVIRDLWPGKIVIKGVQNVEDSLRLRDAGVDGIVLSNHGGRQLDRAPVPFHLLPSVRKAVGDDFTVMVDTGIMNGADIVASVALGADFTLIGRAYLYGLMAGGRQGVDRTIAILRTEIERTMRLLGVASLEELTPAHVTQLARLVPVTRDAAEVAAR, from the coding sequence ATGGTCCAGCGCCAACTGCCCAACCCCGTCGAGCTTCTCGAGCTGATGAAGTTCAAGAAGCCCGAACTCGACGGCCGCAAGCGCCGCCTCGAAAGCGCGCTCACGATCGCCGACCTACGACTGATCGCGAAGCGACGCACGCCGAAGGCCGCCTTCGACTACACCGACGGCTCGGCGGAGGGCGAGATCTCGCTCACCCGCGCGCGGCAGGCGTTCGAGGACGTCGAATTCCATCCCGGCATCCTCAAGCCGGCACCCGACGTCGACACCTCGGTCGACATCCTCGGAGGACCCAGCGCCCTTCCTTTCGGCATCGCGCCGACCGGGTTCACGCGCCTCATGCAGACCGAGGGTGAGATCGCCGGCGCCGGCGCTGCGGCGGCCGCCGGCATCCCGTTCACGCTGTCCACCCTCGGAACGACCTCCATCGAGGGAGTGAAGGCGGCCAACCCCGACGGACGCAACTGGTTCCAGCTGTACGTCATGCGCGATCGGGAGATCTCCTACGAGCTCACCCGTCGTGCTGCCGCGGCCGGCTTCGACACGCTGCACTTCACCGTCGACACTCCGGTTGCCGGCGCCCGTCTGCGGGACAAGCGCAACGGGTTCAGCATCCCGCCGCAGCTGACGCTGGGCACGATCATCAACGCGATCCCGCGCCCGTGGTGGTGGTTCGACTTCCTCACGACGCCGAAGCTCGAGTTCGCCTCGCTCAGCACCACCGGCGGCACCGTCGGCGAGCTGCTGGATGCCGCGATGGATCCCACGATCAGCTACGAGGACCTCGCCGTCATCCGGGACCTGTGGCCAGGCAAGATCGTCATCAAGGGCGTCCAGAACGTCGAGGACTCGTTGCGCCTGCGTGATGCGGGCGTCGACGGCATCGTGCTGTCGAACCACGGCGGTCGCCAGCTGGATCGCGCGCCGGTCCCGTTCCACCTGCTGCCGAGCGTGCGCAAGGCGGTCGGCGACGACTTCACGGTGATGGTCGACACCGGCATCATGAACGGCGCCGACATCGTGGCGTCCGTGGCGCTCGGCGCCGACTTCACGCTCATCGGCCGCGCTTACCTGTACGGCCTGATGGCGGGAGGCCGGCAGGGCGTCGACCGCACCATCGCGATCCTGCGCACCGAGATCGAGCGCACCATGCGTCTGCTCGGCGTCGCGTCGCTCGAGGAGCTCACCCCGGCGCACGTCACGCAGCTCGCGCGCCTGGTGCCCGTGACTCGGGATGCCGCGGAGGTCGCCGCGCGCTGA
- a CDS encoding transglycosylase domain-containing protein produces MPQKNRTAKGVLGGLLGLVGLSAVAGILVTATVTPALAVAGAAGSQALNMFEKLPSYLKIDAPMEPSTIYGTGKDGKPFALATFFDQNRTQVTFDQINPVMYDAVLSSEDKDFYEHGGVNLGATAKALIDNLRGTSSRGASTISQQYVKNVLVQQCEQGVLPGSEGYSDAIAQCWLDATNATGSDGIERKLQEMRYAIQIEKDYSKNEILLGYLNIASFGGTVYGIEAAANYYFSTTAAKLNVSQAATLAGIVQNPNTYRIDMKDGTTTDSEGNAVNSEADGYKLTLDRRHYVLGRMLDDGKITQAQYDKADASPIVPKIKQSSQGCAAAGNNAYFCQYAKSVVLSDPAFGDTRQERTKALYRDGLEIYTTLDMRVQEPAIIALRNRVPANYDNNYFGAAGVTVEPGTGRVLAVTQNTNFRETVSKDKAYTSIVYATDNAHGGSNGFPVGSAYKLFTLVDWLENGHSVNESINGRNQVLQMPAECAGGPITFDTKDVGNFGSNGGYTGTAMTFTRNSLNSGYFAMAAKLDICDINKVAERMGVNVADGTSTTDVNLPFNVLGDKFISPLDMAGAYATVASGGKYCTPKVIDKVLDQEGAELPVPESKCSQVLTPEVAATAAYALQGVMASGGTGSAANPWDGTPLIGKTGSHNNYSTMMIESSTKATTAVYVGRTEGREGIWGQWYNGNLLQNIRYDIARDMQAAANALLGGDAFPQPDKELTKVTYVELPSVVGMSVEDATRTLENAGFAVTVAKPIDSDEDAGMIAEQDPGAGRVTSGTTVTITPSTGKPAATAVPNVVGEKYSQAKSKIEAAGFEVAAPNCKGGDEVVAQVPTSGKAAPGSTVTLACAGGEGEGDGDGEGD; encoded by the coding sequence ATGCCTCAGAAGAATCGCACGGCTAAAGGTGTGCTCGGCGGCCTCCTCGGCCTGGTCGGACTCAGCGCTGTCGCCGGCATCCTCGTGACCGCCACGGTCACCCCCGCACTCGCTGTCGCAGGCGCCGCAGGTTCCCAGGCTCTCAACATGTTCGAGAAGCTGCCGTCGTACCTGAAGATCGACGCGCCCATGGAGCCGAGCACGATCTACGGAACCGGCAAGGACGGCAAGCCCTTCGCGCTGGCGACGTTCTTCGACCAGAACCGCACCCAGGTCACCTTCGACCAGATCAACCCGGTCATGTACGACGCCGTCCTCTCCAGCGAGGACAAGGACTTCTACGAGCACGGCGGTGTCAACCTCGGCGCGACCGCGAAGGCACTGATCGACAACCTCCGCGGCACGTCATCGCGCGGCGCGTCCACGATCAGCCAGCAGTACGTCAAGAACGTGCTCGTACAGCAGTGCGAACAGGGTGTGCTTCCTGGCTCCGAGGGATACTCCGACGCGATCGCGCAGTGCTGGCTCGATGCCACGAACGCCACCGGCAGCGATGGCATCGAGCGCAAGCTGCAGGAGATGCGCTACGCGATCCAGATCGAGAAGGACTATTCGAAGAACGAGATTCTGCTCGGCTATCTGAACATCGCGAGCTTCGGCGGCACCGTCTACGGCATCGAAGCCGCGGCGAACTACTACTTCAGCACGACCGCCGCCAAACTCAACGTGTCACAGGCCGCGACGCTGGCCGGCATCGTTCAGAACCCGAACACGTACCGCATCGACATGAAGGACGGCACGACCACCGACAGCGAGGGCAACGCCGTCAACTCGGAGGCCGACGGGTACAAGCTCACGCTCGACCGCCGCCACTACGTGCTCGGCCGCATGCTTGACGATGGCAAGATCACGCAGGCGCAGTATGACAAGGCTGACGCCTCGCCGATCGTGCCCAAGATCAAGCAGTCGTCGCAGGGATGCGCGGCCGCAGGAAACAACGCCTACTTCTGCCAGTACGCGAAGAGCGTCGTCCTGAGCGACCCGGCGTTCGGCGACACCCGGCAGGAGCGCACCAAGGCGCTGTACCGCGACGGGCTTGAGATCTACACAACACTCGACATGCGCGTGCAGGAGCCCGCGATCATCGCCCTGCGCAACCGCGTGCCGGCGAACTACGACAACAACTACTTCGGTGCTGCCGGAGTCACGGTCGAGCCGGGCACCGGCCGCGTGCTGGCCGTGACCCAGAACACCAACTTCCGCGAGACGGTCAGCAAGGACAAAGCGTACACATCCATCGTCTACGCCACGGACAACGCACACGGCGGATCGAACGGCTTCCCTGTCGGGTCCGCCTACAAGCTGTTCACCCTCGTCGATTGGCTCGAGAACGGGCACTCTGTCAACGAATCGATCAACGGCCGCAACCAGGTGCTGCAGATGCCCGCTGAATGCGCGGGCGGGCCGATCACCTTCGACACGAAGGACGTCGGCAACTTCGGCAGCAACGGCGGTTACACCGGCACTGCCATGACGTTCACTCGGAACTCGTTGAACTCCGGCTACTTCGCGATGGCCGCGAAACTCGACATCTGCGACATCAACAAGGTCGCGGAGCGTATGGGCGTCAACGTGGCCGACGGCACGAGCACCACCGACGTCAATCTCCCGTTCAACGTCCTCGGCGACAAGTTCATCTCCCCGCTCGATATGGCGGGTGCCTACGCGACCGTCGCCAGCGGCGGCAAGTACTGCACGCCGAAGGTGATCGACAAGGTCCTCGACCAGGAGGGCGCCGAGCTTCCCGTACCCGAGTCGAAGTGCTCGCAGGTGCTCACACCCGAGGTCGCCGCGACCGCGGCATACGCGCTGCAGGGCGTGATGGCCTCGGGAGGCACCGGCTCCGCCGCGAACCCGTGGGACGGCACGCCGCTGATCGGCAAGACCGGGTCTCACAACAACTACTCGACCATGATGATCGAGTCGAGCACCAAGGCCACCACGGCGGTCTACGTCGGTCGCACGGAGGGCAGAGAAGGTATCTGGGGGCAGTGGTACAACGGCAACCTGTTGCAGAACATCCGCTACGACATCGCACGCGACATGCAGGCCGCGGCGAACGCCCTGCTCGGCGGCGATGCGTTCCCGCAGCCGGACAAGGAGCTGACGAAGGTCACCTACGTCGAGCTTCCGAGTGTCGTCGGCATGTCCGTCGAGGATGCCACCAGAACGCTCGAGAATGCCGGATTCGCCGTCACGGTCGCGAAGCCGATCGACAGCGATGAGGACGCCGGCATGATCGCCGAGCAGGACCCGGGTGCCGGACGCGTCACCAGCGGCACCACCGTGACGATCACGCCGAGCACGGGCAAGCCTGCGGCCACAGCGGTACCGAACGTCGTCGGAGAGAAGTACTCGCAGGCGAAGAGCAAGATCGAAGCGGCCGGCTTCGAGGTCGCCGCGCCGAACTGCAAGGGCGGTGACGAGGTAGTCGCACAGGTTCCCACCAGCGGCAAGGCCGCTCCGGGCAGCACTGTCACGCTCGCGTGCGCCGGCGGCGAAGGCGAAGGCGACGGCGACGGCGAAGGCGATTGA
- a CDS encoding DUF1295 domain-containing protein, with protein sequence MEPLTLIVVVAAVVSGACWVLSLLTRDTSWVDRAWSIVPVVYAWIFAGAALASGLDAARLVMMALLATAWGARLTFNFARKGGYTGTEDYRWAILRARLHPLQFQVLNLLFIVGLQMTLLVLITLPAHVALMHAAPLTAWDALFAVVFLALLTGETIADQQQWDFHRRKRAAGGALAPGFLTTGLFRYSRHPNFFFEQAQWWVFYAIGAAAAVASGLGFVGGALNWTIVGPLLLTALFIGSTMFTESISASRYPEYARYRRTTSMIIPWVPRERVSL encoded by the coding sequence ATGGAACCACTGACGCTCATCGTCGTCGTCGCGGCCGTCGTCAGCGGCGCCTGCTGGGTGCTCTCGCTCCTCACGCGCGACACCTCGTGGGTCGACCGGGCATGGTCCATCGTGCCGGTCGTCTACGCGTGGATCTTCGCCGGCGCCGCACTGGCATCGGGCCTCGATGCCGCGCGCCTGGTGATGATGGCGCTGCTTGCAACGGCGTGGGGCGCGCGCCTGACGTTCAATTTCGCACGCAAGGGCGGCTACACCGGCACGGAGGACTACCGCTGGGCGATCCTGCGCGCCCGCCTGCACCCCTTGCAGTTCCAGGTCTTGAATCTGCTGTTCATCGTCGGGCTCCAGATGACTCTGCTCGTGCTCATCACCCTTCCGGCGCACGTGGCGCTGATGCACGCGGCGCCTCTCACCGCGTGGGACGCGCTGTTCGCGGTCGTCTTCCTCGCCCTGCTCACAGGAGAGACGATCGCCGATCAGCAGCAGTGGGACTTCCACCGCCGCAAGAGGGCCGCCGGCGGCGCTCTCGCTCCCGGTTTCCTCACCACAGGGCTGTTCCGATACAGCCGGCACCCGAACTTCTTCTTCGAGCAGGCGCAGTGGTGGGTGTTCTACGCGATCGGTGCGGCGGCGGCCGTCGCGTCCGGTCTCGGGTTCGTCGGAGGCGCTCTGAACTGGACGATCGTCGGCCCTCTGCTGCTGACCGCGCTGTTCATCGGCTCGACGATGTTCACCGAGTCGATCTCGGCATCCCGCTACCCGGAGTACGCCCGGTATCGTCGCACGACGTCGATGATCATCCCGTGGGTCCCGCGGGAGCGCGTGTCGCTCTGA